The following is a genomic window from Adhaeribacter radiodurans.
TTAAAGAAACCCATAACCTTACCTCTGATCGCGATACTGTAGGCACTACCATCGAAAACATCACCTACATCATTCAGTTGGAGCGGGACATTTTGAAATTGGCCGATGAAAGCAATGATGAAGGTACCGAAGGCCTGATTAGCACTGACCTGAACGAAAACGAAAAAACCTTCTGGATGCTGAATGCTTTCCTGAATGGGTAAAACAATTTTGATAAATAAACCAAACAAAAAAGCTGGAAAAATCTTCCAGCTTTTTTGTTTGGTTTTTAGAGTTGTTTACACATTATTGTATCACCACTTTTCGGCTGTAAAAATGGCCAGCGCCCGCAACAGTTAATAGATACACGCCTGACGGCAAATATCGGTTCTGGTTTATTAAGAAAGTATGATAGGTAAGCTCAGTTTTTACTTTTTTGTTGTAGTAACGCTGCCCTACCATGTCAGTTAATAATAAAGTGTATTCTTTATCATCGTCGCCGCCAATAAATATATTTATTGTTCCTTCTGTTGGGTTAGGGAAAACACGCACGGCAAAAACTGAATTTTCAATTAAATTAATCGCCACTACTTCTGAGTAATAAGTCTTTTTGTTTAAGTCTGTTTGCTTTAAACGGTAGTACGATACACCACTGTACGGTTGAGCATCCTGCGCATTATAAGTTATTATTTGTTTACTAGTACCTGCCGCTTTAACCGTAGCAACGGTTTGGTAGTTTTTTAAATCGCGGGTTTTCTCTACGGTAAAAAAGTCGGTATTAGTTTCCGAAACCGTTTTCCAGTGCAAATTTACCTGCGCATTGTTTAGAGTAGCGGTAAAAGTTAACAGTTGTATAGGCAAAGGTGAATTATTACCCGATAAAGTCCAGGGCGAAAAAGCCGTTACATCCGGTACGGTTGCTGAAGTAGCTGTATTACTTTGGCCAGGTAAAGGAAACTCCCAGATAGCTTGGGCTGCGTTCCAGCGCTGGGCCTGCAACATAGTTATTTCTCCTACCTCTTCCGGACTGGCGGTAAACGTAAGAGTTGCGGTGCCGCTGGGTCCATCTTTATCAATCTGCCAAAAACGGTCTACGGTGTTGGCACTGTTATCTTTGCCATCCCAGCCGTTTACATTGGTTACCAGGTCGGGTGTGGTAGGATAAGGTTGATTGTTGTTGCCGGTTGCATAGGTGGCAACGGCTACATTACCTATATTTCCGGAAGTTAGGTTAAGAACAAAGGGTATGTAACTGCCCGAGGCGGTACCAAATGGAAAAATGTGCGTTCCAGTACTATTGCCTATGTTCCAGTTTACCCGCCCGGAATTATTAGTTTGCTCGCTTACAATATAACCATTGGTGCGGGTAATAGCAGCGGGAGCATTACTCGTTACAGATAAAGTCTGGGCATTTAAATACAAAGGACCGGTACTTAAAGTAAGAACTTCGGTAATTACATTTTGCTGTAAAGTAAGCCCCGTTGCATTATTTACCGTAAACCTCTCAAATTTAGTAGGGGATGGCCCCATTACTGCCTGACCAGTAATACCGGTAAATACTATTTCTCCTACTCCGTTGGGATTAATAAATAAATTGTTCCCGGCATTATTGATTAAATTACCCTGCAGGCGGATAGTGCCATTATTATCAAAAGTGCCGTCAGTAGTGGCAGTAGTGTTATTAGTTAAGTGGCTATTATTACCCGAAATAGTAAAAAAAGACCCGGTTCCCACTACTATTTTTCCGCCATTATTTACGACTCCCTGGGCTTGCAGTAAGAATGGTAACATTAAAAATAAAAGGGATAGTATATTTTTCATAAGATCTT
Proteins encoded in this region:
- a CDS encoding T9SS type A sorting domain-containing protein is translated as MKNILSLLFLMLPFLLQAQGVVNNGGKIVVGTGSFFTISGNNSHLTNNTTATTDGTFDNNGTIRLQGNLINNAGNNLFINPNGVGEIVFTGITGQAVMGPSPTKFERFTVNNATGLTLQQNVITEVLTLSTGPLYLNAQTLSVTSNAPAAITRTNGYIVSEQTNNSGRVNWNIGNSTGTHIFPFGTASGSYIPFVLNLTSGNIGNVAVATYATGNNNQPYPTTPDLVTNVNGWDGKDNSANTVDRFWQIDKDGPSGTATLTFTASPEEVGEITMLQAQRWNAAQAIWEFPLPGQSNTATSATVPDVTAFSPWTLSGNNSPLPIQLLTFTATLNNAQVNLHWKTVSETNTDFFTVEKTRDLKNYQTVATVKAAGTSKQIITYNAQDAQPYSGVSYYRLKQTDLNKKTYYSEVVAINLIENSVFAVRVFPNPTEGTINIFIGGDDDKEYTLLLTDMVGQRYYNKKVKTELTYHTFLINQNRYLPSGVYLLTVAGAGHFYSRKVVIQ